In the genome of Caldanaerobius fijiensis DSM 17918, one region contains:
- a CDS encoding beta-ketoacyl-ACP synthase III: MAELRNVGIIGTGHFVPDKVLTNFDLMKMVDTSDEWIRTRTGIKERRIADENTATSDLAVEAAWRALEDAKIEPEEIDMIIVSTVTPDMNFPSTACIVQDKLGAQNAFAFDIEAACSGFIYGLAIAQQFIATGSCNKVLLICADTLSKITNWEDRNTCVLFGDGAGAVVLGAVDEGYGILSTVLGSDGKGGEYLYLPGGGSRMPLSEEVLEKKLNTIQMNGQEVFKFAVKVMASASVEVLEKCGLTPDDVDFLIPHQANIRIIDSAVKRLSLSYDKVYVNLDKYGNMSSASIPVALDEALKEDKIHKGDVVLFVGFGAGLTWGSAVIKWAK, encoded by the coding sequence GTGGCTGAATTGAGAAATGTGGGGATAATTGGCACAGGACATTTTGTGCCAGATAAGGTGCTGACGAACTTCGACTTGATGAAGATGGTGGATACCAGTGATGAATGGATCAGGACGAGGACGGGCATAAAGGAAAGGCGCATAGCCGATGAAAATACCGCCACTTCAGATTTGGCAGTGGAGGCTGCATGGCGCGCATTAGAGGATGCAAAAATCGAACCTGAAGAAATTGATATGATTATTGTATCGACTGTTACACCTGATATGAATTTCCCATCAACTGCTTGTATTGTTCAAGATAAACTGGGCGCTCAAAATGCTTTTGCATTTGATATTGAAGCAGCCTGTTCAGGATTCATATACGGCTTAGCTATTGCACAGCAATTTATTGCAACCGGGAGTTGCAATAAAGTATTGTTAATTTGTGCAGATACTCTTTCAAAGATTACTAACTGGGAAGATAGAAATACATGTGTTTTGTTTGGCGATGGTGCTGGGGCTGTGGTTCTTGGGGCTGTGGATGAAGGTTATGGCATACTTTCCACGGTTTTAGGTTCAGATGGGAAGGGCGGAGAATATCTTTATTTGCCTGGTGGCGGTTCGCGTATGCCATTATCGGAAGAAGTCCTTGAAAAAAAGCTCAATACCATACAGATGAATGGGCAGGAGGTATTTAAGTTTGCAGTAAAGGTGATGGCGAGTGCATCGGTAGAGGTTTTAGAAAAGTGTGGATTAACACCTGATGATGTAGATTTTCTTATCCCGCATCAAGCCAATATAAGGATTATAGATTCAGCGGTTAAAAGATTATCTCTATCATATGATAAAGTGTATGTAAATCTTGATAAATATGGGAACATGTCATCTGCTTCCATCCCTGTAGCTTTAGACGAGGCGTTAAAGGAAGATAAAATTCATAAAGGCGATGTGGTATTGTTTGTAGGATTTGGAGCGGGTTTGACATGGGGATCTGCCGTAATCAAATGGGCTAAATAG